The following are encoded in a window of Saccharothrix longispora genomic DNA:
- a CDS encoding DUF6343 family protein produces MTDGEAHRTGEELPPPAPPRSALTLRLWVAGFGIVFNGVAAWLCFRADLGWLGWLLVVLVVVLVVDFAWVVHRKRRGDPG; encoded by the coding sequence GTGACCGACGGGGAAGCCCACCGCACGGGCGAGGAACTGCCGCCGCCCGCACCGCCGCGCAGCGCGCTCACCCTGCGGCTGTGGGTGGCCGGGTTCGGCATCGTGTTCAACGGCGTGGCGGCCTGGTTGTGCTTCCGCGCGGACCTGGGCTGGCTGGGCTGGTTGCTCGTCGTGCTGGTCGTCGTGCTGGTGGTCGACTTCGCCTGGGTCGTGCACCGCAAGCGGCGCGGCGACCCGGGCTAG
- a CDS encoding protein-tyrosine phosphatase family protein — translation MWDATAPGVLRLPSGKLVRGRGLRRPLPGGPEPQFGLYLLGSEPPETTWRRTWVRWPDFRLPSDPAALATALRDVLSRAGTERVEVACGGGMGRTGTALACLAVLDGVPAAEAVAYVRTHYARRAVETPWQKRFVTRFR, via the coding sequence ATGTGGGATGCGACCGCACCGGGAGTGCTGCGCCTGCCGTCCGGGAAGCTCGTGCGCGGCCGCGGACTGCGCCGACCGCTGCCGGGCGGCCCGGAACCGCAGTTCGGCCTGTACCTGCTGGGGTCCGAGCCGCCGGAGACGACCTGGCGGCGCACGTGGGTGCGGTGGCCGGACTTCCGGCTTCCGTCCGACCCGGCCGCGCTCGCGACGGCGCTGCGTGACGTGCTGTCGAGGGCCGGGACCGAACGCGTCGAGGTCGCGTGCGGCGGGGGCATGGGCCGCACGGGCACCGCGCTGGCGTGCCTGGCGGTGCTCGACGGCGTGCCCGCCGCTGAGGCGGTCGCGTACGTGCGGACCCACTACGCGCGGCGCGCGGTGGAAACGCCCTGGCAGAAGCGGTTCGTCACGCGCTTCCGCTAG
- a CDS encoding ABC transporter substrate-binding protein — MTNSRVPVRGGKALSMLKRLGRLVRVLAAGGLLAVAGCGGASSDDGPVRVSVWAWYPEFKSVVEAFNASHTDVQVEWTNVGTGPDQYAKLKTAFTAGKGAPDVAMVEFQQIPTFVILDALVDMGQYGANDDEPLYAEWAWSQATDGDRVYAIPVDGGPMALMYRKDLFDRHGIPVPTTWDEYRVAAERVKAVDPGAFVASFGSDGGWINGLMWQAGCRPYGYSQAEARDRVRIALTAPECRKVFDFYGDLVSRGLMATDPFFTADATAALDSGKYWTWAAAGWTPGYVAGSLKNTAGKWAVAPMPQWTAGADEQGDWGGSTFTVTKQAKNPEAATKVARELFGRSEEAWDVGLHKAFLYPLVKEVAADPAFTGKPYEFFAGQKVNEIFVPVSEKLDEFQYTPFQDFVFGELNDRAAEAVAGSRPWGTVLEATQENVVAYAEQQGFKVDR; from the coding sequence GTGACGAACAGCCGTGTGCCCGTTCGCGGCGGAAAGGCGCTGTCCATGCTCAAGCGGTTGGGAAGGCTCGTGCGCGTGCTCGCCGCGGGCGGTCTGCTCGCGGTCGCCGGCTGCGGAGGCGCGTCGAGCGACGACGGCCCGGTGCGCGTGTCCGTGTGGGCCTGGTACCCCGAGTTCAAGAGCGTGGTCGAGGCGTTCAACGCCTCCCACACCGACGTCCAGGTCGAGTGGACCAACGTCGGCACCGGACCCGACCAGTACGCCAAGCTGAAGACCGCGTTCACCGCGGGCAAGGGCGCGCCGGACGTGGCGATGGTGGAGTTCCAGCAGATCCCCACGTTCGTCATCCTCGACGCCCTGGTCGACATGGGGCAGTACGGCGCGAACGACGACGAGCCCCTGTACGCCGAGTGGGCGTGGAGCCAGGCCACGGACGGGGACCGGGTGTACGCGATCCCGGTGGACGGCGGCCCGATGGCGCTGATGTACCGCAAGGACCTGTTCGACCGGCACGGCATCCCGGTGCCGACCACCTGGGACGAGTACCGCGTCGCCGCCGAGCGCGTCAAGGCCGTCGACCCGGGCGCGTTCGTCGCGAGCTTCGGCAGCGACGGCGGCTGGATCAACGGCCTGATGTGGCAGGCCGGGTGCCGCCCCTACGGCTACTCGCAGGCCGAGGCGCGCGACCGGGTCCGGATCGCGCTGACCGCGCCGGAGTGCCGCAAGGTGTTCGACTTCTACGGCGACCTGGTCAGCCGGGGGCTCATGGCCACCGACCCGTTCTTCACCGCCGACGCCACCGCCGCGCTCGACTCCGGCAAGTACTGGACGTGGGCCGCGGCGGGCTGGACGCCCGGCTACGTCGCCGGGTCGCTGAAGAACACGGCGGGCAAGTGGGCGGTCGCGCCGATGCCGCAGTGGACGGCGGGCGCGGACGAGCAGGGCGACTGGGGCGGCTCGACGTTCACCGTCACCAAGCAGGCGAAGAACCCGGAGGCGGCCACGAAGGTGGCGCGCGAACTGTTCGGGAGGTCGGAGGAGGCGTGGGACGTCGGGTTGCACAAGGCGTTCCTCTACCCGCTGGTCAAGGAGGTCGCGGCCGACCCGGCGTTCACCGGCAAGCCCTACGAGTTCTTCGCGGGCCAGAAGGTGAACGAGATCTTCGTGCCGGTGTCGGAGAAGCTCGACGAGTTCCAGTACACGCCGTTCCAGGACTTCGTGTTCGGCGAGCTGAACGACCGGGCGGCCGAGGCGGTGGCGGGCAGCAGGCCGTGGGGCACGGTGCTGGAGGCGACGCAGGAGAACGTCGTCGCCTACGCCGAGCAGCAGGGCTTCAAGGTCGACCGGTGA
- a CDS encoding BTAD domain-containing putative transcriptional regulator, which yields MVEFRVLGPVVAEDVRGPVDLKGPRHRAVLARLLVARGRVVPVARLVDDLWEDDAPGGAVGAVQTFVGALRKALEPDRPPRTPARLLVTAAPGYALRAEVRAVDAWRFEAVVTSAARLVEDEPGEARALLDEALALWRGPAYAEFADRAWARGEVERLAELRLSGVELRASAALALGAAAESVPDLRAHVAANPLREDGRGLLALALYRAGRQGEALAELRSAREVLRAELGVDPGPALRRLEADVLAQAPHLAPPGSPTGGARTAGSRTWSGSGQPFVGRAEELAELERAAGEGRRLALLSGAAGAGKTALARAFAERLAASGRRVAWGTCPELPGAPAAWPWTQVREALGSDDVPAGSRFERHRAAAAAVAGLGPALLVLDDLHWADEETLALLTTLVTDPAAGQALVVGTYRSTDLSPALTEALGRLARAEPVRVYLGGLTGPQVRELVRATADREPTPVEARAIHRRSGGNPFFVRELTRLWRTGGDAVLHAVPTGVRDVIRHRLAALPETARTHLRRAAVLGQDVDLDVLVRLAGDEEGVLTSVETALAAGFLVERDADHVRFAHALVREVLYEDTSLARCARLHLAVADVLEAIRPDEVEAIAHHLLRAGGRAAPDRTARHVRAAAERAEHRFAPHEAARLWRAVLDLANGVHTDGDHTGGRDRLDALVGLVRTLSVAGDLPAARRYRAEAVTAAEALGDPVRTAAVIGTSDVPAIWTTNDDEALSARLVAAAGRTLAALPAGHDGDRARLLATIALESRADTTRRGADAAGEAERIARDLDDPLLLATALNGRFLHTCHRAGLAPERARIGAELEALAARHHLVAHEVLAHLVLLQAHAARADLPTADHHAAAADALAARHDLPLVAVFTEWYAALRLAITGHHDEAAAAYRAAAARLPSTGMPGLSAGLLPLALLTLDIRQPDADWGPYEPWTRPAADIPDPPHDLLLEARLCLHARAAVAADDHPAMTRLHAALLPARDELAGAGSGLLTFGPVARYLGDLAGALGDQDQAAAHYRRAEEVAREAGAPHWAAAVRDR from the coding sequence ATGGTGGAGTTCCGGGTGTTGGGGCCGGTGGTGGCCGAGGACGTGCGCGGGCCGGTCGACCTCAAGGGGCCGCGGCACCGCGCCGTGCTGGCGCGCCTGCTGGTCGCGCGGGGACGGGTGGTGCCGGTCGCGCGGCTGGTCGACGACCTGTGGGAGGACGACGCACCGGGCGGTGCGGTCGGCGCCGTGCAGACGTTCGTCGGCGCGCTGCGCAAAGCCCTGGAACCGGATCGACCGCCCCGGACGCCCGCGCGCCTGCTCGTCACCGCCGCGCCCGGTTACGCGTTGCGGGCCGAGGTCCGGGCGGTGGACGCGTGGCGCTTCGAGGCGGTGGTCACGTCGGCGGCGCGGCTGGTGGAGGACGAGCCGGGAGAGGCCCGGGCGCTGCTGGACGAGGCGCTCGCGCTGTGGCGGGGACCGGCGTACGCGGAATTCGCCGACCGGGCGTGGGCGCGCGGTGAGGTGGAGCGGCTGGCCGAACTGCGGTTGTCGGGGGTGGAGCTGAGGGCGTCGGCCGCCCTGGCCCTGGGGGCGGCGGCCGAGTCGGTGCCGGACCTGCGGGCGCACGTCGCGGCGAACCCGCTGCGCGAGGACGGGCGCGGACTGCTGGCCCTGGCGCTCTACCGGGCGGGCCGGCAGGGCGAGGCGCTGGCCGAGCTGCGGTCGGCGCGCGAGGTGCTGCGGGCCGAGCTGGGGGTGGACCCGGGACCGGCGTTGCGCCGACTGGAGGCGGACGTGCTCGCCCAGGCCCCGCACCTCGCACCGCCGGGGTCGCCGACCGGTGGTGCGCGGACGGCCGGCTCCCGCACCTGGTCCGGTTCCGGGCAGCCGTTCGTGGGCCGGGCGGAGGAGCTGGCCGAACTGGAGCGCGCGGCGGGGGAGGGACGGCGGCTGGCGCTGCTCTCCGGCGCGGCCGGTGCGGGCAAGACCGCGCTGGCCAGGGCCTTCGCGGAACGCCTGGCGGCCTCCGGCCGGCGGGTCGCCTGGGGCACGTGCCCGGAACTGCCCGGCGCGCCCGCCGCCTGGCCGTGGACGCAGGTGCGCGAAGCGCTCGGGTCGGACGACGTGCCCGCCGGGTCGCGGTTCGAACGCCACCGGGCCGCCGCCGCGGCCGTCGCCGGGCTCGGGCCGGCGCTGCTGGTGCTCGACGACCTGCACTGGGCCGACGAGGAGACGCTGGCCCTGCTGACCACCCTGGTCACCGACCCGGCCGCCGGGCAGGCGCTGGTCGTCGGCACCTACCGCTCCACCGACCTCTCACCGGCGCTGACCGAGGCGCTGGGCAGGCTCGCCCGCGCCGAACCCGTCCGCGTCTACCTGGGCGGGCTGACCGGACCGCAGGTGCGGGAGCTGGTGCGCGCCACCGCCGACCGGGAGCCGACGCCCGTCGAGGCCCGCGCGATCCACCGGCGCAGCGGCGGCAACCCGTTCTTCGTGCGCGAGCTGACCCGGCTGTGGCGGACCGGGGGCGACGCCGTGCTGCACGCCGTGCCGACCGGCGTCCGCGACGTGATCCGGCACCGCCTGGCGGCACTCCCCGAAACGGCCCGCACCCACCTGCGACGGGCCGCGGTCCTCGGCCAGGACGTCGACCTGGACGTCCTGGTGCGACTCGCGGGCGACGAGGAGGGCGTGCTGACCTCGGTGGAGACCGCGCTGGCCGCGGGCTTCCTGGTGGAGCGGGACGCCGACCACGTGCGGTTCGCGCACGCGCTGGTGCGGGAAGTGCTCTACGAGGACACCTCGCTCGCCCGTTGCGCCCGGCTGCACCTCGCCGTCGCCGACGTCCTCGAAGCGATCCGGCCCGACGAGGTCGAGGCCATCGCGCACCACCTGCTGCGCGCGGGCGGCAGGGCCGCGCCGGACCGCACCGCCCGTCACGTCCGCGCCGCCGCCGAACGCGCCGAGCACCGCTTCGCCCCGCACGAGGCGGCCCGCCTGTGGCGCGCGGTCCTGGACCTGGCGAACGGCGTCCACACGGACGGCGACCACACCGGCGGCAGGGACCGCCTCGACGCCCTCGTGGGCCTGGTCCGGACGCTTTCCGTCGCCGGTGACCTGCCGGCCGCCCGCCGGTACCGCGCCGAAGCCGTCACCGCGGCCGAGGCGCTGGGCGACCCGGTGCGCACGGCCGCCGTGATCGGGACGTCCGACGTGCCCGCGATCTGGACCACCAACGACGACGAGGCCCTGTCCGCCCGCCTCGTCGCGGCAGCCGGGCGCACCCTCGCCGCCCTCCCCGCCGGGCACGACGGCGACCGCGCCCGCCTGCTCGCCACCATCGCGCTGGAGAGCCGGGCCGACACCACGCGCCGCGGGGCCGACGCCGCCGGGGAAGCCGAGCGGATCGCCCGGGACCTGGACGACCCGCTCCTCCTCGCCACGGCCCTCAACGGCCGCTTCCTCCACACGTGCCACCGCGCGGGCCTGGCGCCGGAACGCGCCCGGATCGGCGCCGAACTGGAAGCCCTGGCCGCCCGCCACCACCTGGTCGCCCACGAGGTCCTGGCCCACCTGGTGCTGCTCCAGGCCCACGCCGCACGGGCCGACCTGCCCACCGCCGACCACCACGCCGCCGCGGCCGACGCCCTGGCCGCCCGCCACGACCTCCCGCTGGTCGCCGTCTTCACCGAGTGGTACGCCGCCCTGCGCCTGGCGATCACCGGCCACCACGACGAGGCCGCGGCCGCCTACCGGGCCGCCGCCGCGCGCCTGCCGTCCACCGGCATGCCCGGCCTGTCCGCGGGACTGCTCCCGCTGGCCCTGCTGACGCTGGACATCCGGCAGCCGGACGCCGACTGGGGCCCGTACGAACCGTGGACCCGACCGGCGGCCGACATCCCCGACCCGCCGCACGACCTGCTGCTGGAAGCCAGGCTCTGCCTCCACGCCCGAGCCGCCGTCGCCGCCGACGACCACCCGGCCATGACCCGCCTGCACGCCGCCCTGCTCCCGGCGCGGGACGAACTGGCGGGCGCGGGCAGCGGCCTGCTCACCTTCGGACCGGTCGCCCGGTACCTCGGCGACCTGGCCGGGGCGCTGGGCGACCAGGACCAGGCCGCCGCCCACTACCGCCGAGCCGAGGAGGTGGCCCGCGAGGCGGGTGCCCCGCACTGGGCCGCCGCCGTCCGGGACCGCTAG
- a CDS encoding peptidase inhibitor family I36 protein yields MNFKRTTVMPIGLAFLFAFGLPSAPASAAGPAHAAADRIPVSVDVSARPGAAGSAVGVLDTTCADYRLCVWEHRDYGGAKIALSPGDQGWWEANFPIRSAKNRFGNRAVGFYNANTGERVRCLNPTTNLPGPFPDGTRLVFVGGDGSRC; encoded by the coding sequence TTGAATTTCAAACGCACAACCGTCATGCCGATCGGTTTAGCCTTTTTGTTCGCATTCGGCCTGCCGTCCGCGCCGGCGAGCGCTGCCGGGCCTGCCCATGCGGCCGCCGATCGCATTCCCGTGTCGGTCGACGTCTCCGCCCGACCGGGGGCGGCCGGTTCGGCAGTCGGCGTACTCGACACCACCTGTGCGGACTATCGACTGTGCGTCTGGGAGCACCGCGACTACGGGGGTGCGAAGATCGCCCTCTCGCCGGGCGACCAGGGGTGGTGGGAGGCGAACTTCCCCATTCGTTCCGCGAAGAACCGGTTCGGAAATCGCGCCGTCGGTTTCTACAACGCCAACACCGGTGAGCGTGTTCGCTGTCTGAACCCCACGACCAACCTGCCCGGCCCATTCCCCGACGGGACGCGACTCGTGTTCGTCGGCGGCGACGGCTCCCGGTGCTGA
- the arfA gene encoding arabinosylfuranosidase ArfA, producing MLTASLALSPDHVVGPVRRRLFGSFVEHLGRCVRTGIHEPGHPTADEDGFRGDVLELTRELGVSVVRYPGGNFVSGYRWEDGVGPVASRPTRRDLAWRSIEDNAVGLDEFARWARKADVEVMYAVNLGTRGVAEALDVHEYANHEGGTHLSELRRANGSPEPHGVRLWCLGNEMDGPWQTGHKTAHEYGRLAAETARALRQAEPDLELVACGSSNSAMPTFGAWEDTVLALTYDQVDHISLHAYYEPLDGDVASFLASAVDMDYFIERVAATADAVGARLKSDKRITLSFDEWNVWYLSRFQADPPTEWRVAPPLLEDVYDVTDAVVVGSLLISLLRHSDRVAVACQAQLVNVIAPIRAEPGGPAWRQTTFHPFALTSRLAAGDVLRVAVDSPTVPTARYGDVPAVDAVATHSADGGTVLFVVNRHLSEPVELTVPLAALGEVEVVEAWGLHDEDTTATNSVTEPDRVIPTPSSAAVVDGVLRATLPPVSWHVIRVARRG from the coding sequence ATGCTCACCGCTTCCCTCGCCCTGAGCCCCGACCACGTGGTCGGGCCCGTGCGCCGCCGGCTGTTCGGGTCGTTCGTCGAGCACCTCGGCCGGTGCGTCCGCACGGGCATCCACGAACCCGGCCACCCGACCGCCGACGAGGACGGCTTCCGCGGCGACGTCCTGGAGCTGACCCGCGAGCTGGGCGTGTCCGTGGTCCGCTACCCGGGCGGCAACTTCGTCTCCGGCTACCGCTGGGAGGACGGTGTCGGCCCGGTCGCCTCCCGACCGACGCGACGCGACCTGGCGTGGCGCTCCATCGAGGACAACGCGGTGGGCCTGGACGAGTTCGCGCGCTGGGCGCGCAAGGCCGACGTCGAGGTGATGTACGCGGTGAACCTCGGCACGCGCGGCGTGGCCGAGGCGCTCGACGTGCACGAGTACGCCAACCACGAGGGCGGCACGCACCTGTCGGAACTGCGGCGCGCCAACGGCTCGCCCGAGCCGCACGGGGTGCGGCTGTGGTGCCTGGGCAACGAGATGGACGGCCCGTGGCAGACCGGGCACAAGACCGCGCACGAGTACGGCCGCCTGGCCGCGGAGACGGCGCGGGCGCTGCGCCAGGCCGAACCCGACCTGGAGCTGGTGGCCTGCGGCAGCTCCAACTCGGCGATGCCGACGTTCGGCGCGTGGGAGGACACCGTCCTGGCGCTGACCTACGACCAGGTGGACCACATCTCCCTGCACGCCTACTACGAGCCGCTGGACGGAGACGTGGCGAGCTTCCTCGCGTCGGCCGTGGACATGGACTACTTCATCGAGCGGGTGGCGGCGACGGCGGACGCGGTGGGCGCGCGGCTCAAGAGCGACAAGCGGATCACCCTGTCGTTCGACGAGTGGAACGTCTGGTACCTGAGCCGGTTCCAGGCGGACCCGCCCACCGAGTGGCGGGTCGCGCCGCCGCTGCTGGAGGACGTCTACGACGTGACCGACGCGGTGGTCGTCGGCAGCCTGCTGATCTCGCTGCTGCGCCACAGCGACCGGGTGGCCGTGGCGTGCCAGGCGCAGCTGGTGAACGTGATCGCGCCGATCCGCGCCGAACCCGGCGGACCGGCGTGGCGGCAGACGACGTTCCACCCGTTCGCGCTGACCTCGCGCCTGGCGGCCGGCGACGTGCTGCGGGTGGCCGTGGACTCCCCCACCGTGCCCACCGCGCGCTACGGCGACGTGCCCGCGGTGGACGCGGTCGCCACGCACTCCGCCGACGGCGGCACGGTGCTGTTCGTCGTGAACCGGCACCTGTCCGAACCGGTCGAGCTGACCGTGCCGCTGGCCGCGCTGGGCGAGGTGGAGGTGGTCGAGGCGTGGGGCCTGCACGACGAGGACACGACCGCGACCAACAGCGTGACCGAACCGGACCGCGTCATCCCGACCCCGTCGTCCGCCGCCGTGGTGGACGGCGTCCTGCGCGCGACCCTGCCCCCGGTGTCGTGGCACGTCATCCGGGTGGCCCGGCGGGGCTGA
- a CDS encoding carbohydrate ABC transporter permease yields MTGARVGGRRRVTAHPVAGALFVLPFFLVVVAFLVVPLGYAFWLSLSSRSLALGTRFTGLENYARAFTDPVLLDGLVRVALFGAVQIPVMLGVALAGALALDAVKTRFAAVFRLVAFMPYAVPAVIGALMWGFLYSRTFGPFADAPTWFGGEPVDFFGTSWLLLSLGNIVTWAWTGYNMIILYSALQGVPRETYEAAVIDGASQVQLALRVKVPAIRSAIGLASIFAVIGTMQFFTEPHVMARFAPQISSGYTPNLYAYNQAFAYSDFHYSAAISFALGFLVFVVAYAVVFVRRRGVRP; encoded by the coding sequence GTGACCGGGGCGCGGGTGGGGGGCCGTCGGCGCGTCACCGCGCACCCCGTCGCCGGGGCGTTGTTCGTGCTGCCGTTCTTCCTCGTGGTCGTCGCGTTCCTGGTGGTGCCGCTGGGGTACGCTTTCTGGCTGAGCCTGTCCAGCCGCAGCCTCGCCCTGGGCACGCGGTTCACCGGCCTGGAGAACTACGCCCGCGCGTTCACCGACCCCGTGCTGCTCGACGGGCTGGTGCGGGTGGCCTTGTTCGGGGCGGTGCAGATCCCCGTCATGCTGGGCGTGGCGCTGGCCGGCGCGCTCGCGCTGGACGCCGTGAAGACCCGGTTCGCCGCGGTGTTCCGGCTGGTGGCGTTCATGCCGTACGCCGTGCCCGCGGTGATCGGCGCGCTCATGTGGGGCTTCCTCTACAGCCGCACGTTCGGGCCGTTCGCGGACGCGCCCACGTGGTTCGGCGGCGAACCGGTCGACTTCTTCGGCACGTCGTGGCTGCTGCTGTCGCTGGGCAACATCGTCACCTGGGCCTGGACCGGCTACAACATGATCATCCTGTACTCGGCCCTCCAGGGCGTGCCGCGCGAGACGTACGAGGCGGCGGTCATCGACGGCGCGTCGCAGGTGCAGCTCGCGCTGCGGGTGAAGGTGCCGGCGATCCGGTCGGCGATCGGCCTGGCCTCGATCTTCGCCGTCATCGGCACCATGCAGTTCTTCACCGAGCCGCACGTGATGGCCCGGTTCGCGCCGCAGATCTCCAGCGGCTACACGCCGAACCTCTACGCCTACAACCAGGCGTTCGCCTACTCCGACTTCCACTACTCGGCGGCCATCTCGTTCGCGCTCGGGTTCCTGGTGTTCGTGGTCGCCTACGCCGTGGTGTTCGTCCGACGCCGGGGAGTCCGACCGTGA
- a CDS encoding LacI family DNA-binding transcriptional regulator codes for MRDATLRDVALLAGVSPRTVSNVVNGYARVTDHTRAKVERAIAELGYRPNVLARNLVYGRSGQLAVVVPYLDTPYFAELLQAIIPRARDRGYNVLIDQTDGDPEHERDLVRRAGRALLFDGMIFSPLGLSQDDLTAVDPSLPLVVLGERVSNGVFDHVGIDDVAASREATAHLIGLGRRRIAAIGDQPYPTGEAAQLRTRGYRQAHADAGLPVDESLVIPTPRFNRADGSGAMRRLLDRPDPPDAVFCYSDLVALGALHVALEHGLRVPEDLALIGYDDIEEGRYSNPPISTISPDKAAIAATAVDRVLDRIGSAEPLPGVEVRAAHRLVPRRSTVGRG; via the coding sequence ATGCGCGACGCCACGCTGCGTGACGTTGCCTTGCTCGCGGGGGTGTCCCCGCGGACGGTGTCGAACGTGGTCAACGGCTACGCCCGCGTCACCGACCACACCCGCGCCAAGGTCGAGCGCGCCATCGCCGAACTGGGCTACCGGCCCAACGTGCTCGCCCGCAACCTCGTCTACGGCCGGTCCGGGCAGCTCGCGGTCGTCGTGCCCTACCTGGACACGCCGTACTTCGCCGAACTGCTCCAGGCGATCATCCCGCGCGCCAGAGACCGCGGCTACAACGTGCTGATCGACCAGACCGACGGCGACCCGGAGCACGAGCGGGACCTGGTGCGCCGCGCCGGGCGCGCCCTGCTGTTCGACGGGATGATCTTCAGCCCGCTCGGCCTGTCCCAGGACGACCTGACCGCGGTGGACCCGTCGCTGCCGCTGGTGGTGCTCGGCGAACGCGTGTCGAACGGCGTGTTCGACCACGTCGGCATCGACGACGTGGCCGCCTCCCGCGAGGCGACCGCCCACCTGATCGGCCTGGGTAGGCGGCGCATCGCCGCCATCGGGGACCAGCCGTACCCGACGGGCGAGGCCGCGCAGCTGCGCACCCGCGGCTACCGGCAGGCGCACGCCGACGCCGGGCTGCCGGTGGACGAGTCGCTGGTCATCCCGACACCGAGGTTCAACCGCGCGGACGGTTCGGGCGCCATGCGGCGACTGCTCGACCGCCCCGACCCGCCGGACGCCGTGTTCTGCTACAGCGACCTGGTGGCGCTCGGCGCCCTGCACGTGGCGCTGGAACACGGCCTGCGCGTGCCCGAGGACCTGGCCCTCATCGGGTACGACGACATCGAGGAGGGTCGCTACTCCAACCCGCCGATCAGCACGATCTCGCCCGACAAGGCGGCCATCGCCGCGACCGCGGTGGACCGCGTCCTGGACCGCATCGGCAGCGCCGAGCCGCTGCCGGGGGTGGAGGTGCGCGCCGCCCACCGGCTGGTCCCCAGGCGCAGCACGGTGGGGCGGGGCTGA
- a CDS encoding carbohydrate ABC transporter permease, protein MTARTRLPHLLMFAGIVYFVVPLLWVVVAATKSQPGLLSSPALWFADEFSLVDNVRQLFREDDGAYGRWIANTALYSGVSALGATSLAALAGYGLARFSFPGKRLFETALLGMIMVPATALVLPTYLILSELEVVDTAWAVILPSLLSPFGTYLIRVYVAESVPVELLEAARIDRAGELRIFWRIVLPMMRPALVTVFLFTLVATWNNYFLPLVMLSDADLYPLTVGLTTWFNTAQQEAGTRVLFNLVVTGSLLAIVPLVVAFVLLQRFWRSGAGAGALK, encoded by the coding sequence GTGACCGCGCGCACGAGGCTGCCGCACCTGCTGATGTTCGCGGGGATCGTGTACTTCGTGGTCCCGCTGCTGTGGGTGGTGGTCGCGGCCACCAAGAGCCAGCCGGGGCTGCTGTCGAGCCCGGCGCTGTGGTTCGCCGACGAGTTCAGCCTGGTGGACAACGTGCGGCAGCTGTTCCGCGAGGACGACGGCGCGTACGGCCGCTGGATCGCCAACACCGCGCTGTACTCCGGGGTGAGCGCGCTGGGCGCGACGTCGCTCGCCGCGCTCGCCGGCTACGGCCTGGCCCGGTTCTCGTTCCCGGGCAAGCGCCTGTTCGAGACCGCGCTGCTGGGCATGATCATGGTGCCGGCGACCGCGCTCGTGCTGCCCACGTACCTGATCCTGTCCGAGCTGGAGGTCGTGGACACCGCGTGGGCGGTCATCCTGCCCTCGCTGCTGAGCCCGTTCGGCACCTACCTGATCAGGGTGTACGTCGCGGAGAGCGTGCCGGTGGAGCTGCTCGAAGCGGCGCGCATCGACCGCGCGGGCGAGCTGCGGATCTTCTGGCGGATCGTGCTGCCGATGATGCGGCCCGCCCTCGTCACCGTCTTCCTGTTCACCCTGGTGGCGACGTGGAACAACTACTTCCTGCCGCTGGTCATGCTCAGCGACGCCGACCTGTACCCGCTCACCGTGGGGTTGACCACCTGGTTCAACACCGCGCAGCAGGAGGCCGGCACGCGCGTGCTGTTCAACCTGGTCGTCACCGGCTCGCTGCTGGCGATCGTCCCACTGGTCGTCGCCTTCGTCCTGCTCCAGCGCTTCTGGCGCAGCGGCGCCGGCGCGGGAGCACTCAAGTAG